TTGGATTAATcacattataaatattttatctatagATCATATATTATACCTCTAATAAACCATATAATAAGcatatatattacaaaaatctgagaaatgaaaatgtgctaacaatttatataaaatattaagtgGACGATGTGTAACATGTAAAGAGATGGGGTTGGAGGAGGAAGTTTCCGTTTCTAACTCTGTCAGTGGTGCTCAAAATTGGACTAAAACAGgaaccgccgccgccgccgggGCTTTTGGTGGTTGGGTCATGGGGATGAAGGCCAATGGAGAGCTCTAGATTGAGATTCAGCTCAGGGTTTTCTTCCACCTCCGTCGTCAAACAGCTGCCGCTGCTGTTGCTGTTTGAATCTTCCACCTCCCTCGTCAAACAAGTACTTCCTTTATTGACCAATGGACGATGGGTTCGCGGGTCGATCCCTTGGCTATATAGCTTTCGTTTGATGTGCGTATTCCAATAGTTTTTTATCTCGTTATCCGTCCTCCCAGGTAGTTTCGCCGCAATTAGAGACCACCTTATAGTCATTATAATCATCCCGTCAAATCACTAGtcagaatatttgctaaaaaccgatacaagatatttgtgTATAATAAAAACTGGTTAAACAGTAATAGAATACAAAATATTCGATATTTgcgtcaaatatgatatatatggtaaaccaCTCGCCTAtagtcaaatatgatatatatggtaaactatcaTTCAAGACTAAATATACTTAACAACCAGTTGTCTCAAAAGCTTAACTAACTTTTAGGCATAAGACCTCGTGATTTGACACTTACTTGTTACCAAGCAGGCTATGGAGattgatatatatggtaaaccaCTCTGCCTATAATAAagagtcaaatatgatatatatagtaaactgtaATTCAGAACTAAATATACTTTAGAACCCGTAATCTCAGAAC
The Cucurbita pepo subsp. pepo cultivar mu-cu-16 chromosome LG16, ASM280686v2, whole genome shotgun sequence genome window above contains:
- the LOC111776970 gene encoding myb-related protein 308-like isoform X1, with amino-acid sequence MGRSPCCEKQHTNKGAWTKEEDQRLINYIKLHGEGGWRSLPNAAGLLRCGKSCRLRWINYLRPDLKRGNFTTEENELIVNLHSLLGNKWSLIAAKLPGRTDNEIKNYWNTHIKRKLYSQGIDPRTHRPLVNKGSTCLTREVEDSNSNSSGSCLTTEVEENPELNLNLELSIGLHPHDPTTKSPGGGGGSCFSPILSTTDRVRNGNFLLQPHLFTCYTSST